One segment of Carya illinoinensis cultivar Pawnee chromosome 1, C.illinoinensisPawnee_v1, whole genome shotgun sequence DNA contains the following:
- the LOC122315695 gene encoding pentatricopeptide repeat-containing protein At4g14050, mitochondrial: MLISYYLQQLQLCVRRQSPLTAKTLHAQIFKTGLDQCGPLPNTLVDVYGKCGLVPDANRVFDEMLHRDRVSWASILTAYNLANLPHSTLSMFPTMLKHDGLEPDHFVLASLVKACSRLCAIWQGKQLHARFVLSPFWDDDVVKSSLVDMYAKCGLPDSARAVFDSISSKNSVSCTAMISGYARSGRKSDAIGLFKSVPPRNLFSWTALIAGLVQSGNATDAFYLFIDMRREEIDIVDPLVLSSIVGASANLTVLELGKQIHGLVIALGYESCIFISNALLDMYAKCSDILAAKDIFGRMQRRDVVSWTSIIVGVAQHGQAEEALALYEEMISASVKPNEVTFVALIYACSHVGLVGKGRQLFKSMSEDYGISPSLQHYTCFLDLLSRSGHLDEAEKLISEMPFRPDEPTWAALLSACKHHNNIKMGIRVADHLLSLEPEDPSTYILLSNIYASAAMWEKVSKVRKLMMVMEVKKQPGYSCIEFGKETQVFYAGETSHPMKDEIFGFLKELDAEMRKRGYVPDTSSVLHDMEQQEKERQLFWHSERLAVAYGLLKAVSGTVIRVVKNLRICGDCHTVLKFTSTIMKREIVIRDANRYHHFKNGNCSCNDFW, encoded by the coding sequence ATGCTTATCTCCTACTATCTCCAGCAGCTTCAGCTTTGCGTCAGGCGCCAGAGTCCACTGACTGCCAAAACCCTCCATGCTCAAATCTTCAAAACTGGTCTAGACCAATGTGGTCCTCTGCCCAACACCCTCGTAGACGTGTATGGCAAATGTGGTCTCGTTCCAGATGCCAATCGCGTGTTCGACGAAATGCTCCACAGAGATCGTGTCTCTTGGGCCTCAATCCTCACTGCTTACAATCTGGCTAATCTTCCTCACTCAACTCTCTCCATGTTCCCCACCATGCTCAAGCATGATGGCTTAGAACCTGACCATTTTGTGCTTGCAAGCCTGGTAAAGGCATGTTCTAGATTGTGTGCTATCTGGCAGGGTAAACAGTTGCATGCCCGCTTTGTGTTATCGCCGTTTTGGGATGATGATGTTGTCAAGTCATCGTTGGTTGATATGTATGCAAAATGTGGATTACCCGACAGTGCGCGTGCAGTTTTTGATTCAATTTCTTCGAAGAATTCAGTTTCTTGTACTGCCATGATTTCAGGGTATGCCCGAAGTGGGAGGAAATCTGATGCTATTGGGCTGTTCAAGAGTGTACCACCCAGGAATTTGTTTTCTTGGACGGCTTTAATTGCTGGGTTGGTACAGAGTGGGAATGCGACTgatgcattttatttgtttattgatATGCGAAGAGAAGAGATTGATATAGTTGATCCATTAGTTCTTTCTAGCATCGTTGGTGCTAGCGCTAATTTAACAGTGCTGGAGCTTGGTAAGCAGATTCATGGCCTAGTTATTGCTCTTGGTTATGAGTCTTGCATATTTATCAGTAACGCACTTCTGGATATGTATGCCAAATGTAGTGATATTCTGGCTGCAAAGGATATTTTTGGACGGATGCAACGGAGAGATGTTGTCTCTTGGACTTCGATAATTGTTGGGGTGGCGCAGCATGGGCAGGCAGAGGAGGCATTGGCTTTATATGAGGAGATGATTTCAGCAAGTGTAAAGCCAAATGAAGTGACCTTTGTTGCATTGATTTATGCTTGTAGCCATGTTGGGTTAGTTGGTAAAGGCCGTCAACTATTCAAATCCATGAGTGAGGATTATGGAATTAGTCCTTCTCTGCAGCACTACACATGCTTCTTGGATCTTCTTAGTCGGTCTGGGCACCTTGATGAGGCTGAGAAATTAATCAGTGAGATGCCATTTAGGCCTGATGAACCTACTTGGGCGGCTTTACTTAGTGCCTGCAAGCAtcataataatatcaaaatggGAATTAGGGTTGCTGATCATTTATTAAGTTTAGAGCCAGAAGATCCATCAACATATATACTGTTATCTAATATTTATGCTAGTGCTGCAATGTGGGAAAAGGTGTCAAAGGTGAGAAAGTTGATGATGGTGATGGAAGTTAAAAAGCAACCAGGATATAGCTGCATTGAATTTGGGAAGGAAACCCAAGTGTTTTATGCTGGGGAGACCTCTCATCCTATGAaggatgagatttttggttttcttaAGGAGTTGGATGCAGAGATGAGGAAAAGAGGTTATGTTCCTGATACTAGTTCTGTTTTACATGACATGGAACagcaagaaaaggaaagacaattATTTTGGCATAGTGAGAGGTTAGCTGTGGCTTACGGGTTGCTTAAGGCTGTCTCCGGGACAGTTATTCGTGTAGTAAAAAATCTTCGCATTTGTGGAGATTGCCACACAGTTTTGAAATTCACAAGTACCATTATGAAGAGGGAAATTGTTATCCGAGATGCCAATAGATATCATCATTTTAAGAATGGGAACTGTTCATGCAATGATTTTTGGTGA
- the LOC122315698 gene encoding selenium-binding protein 2-like — protein sequence MFQLHQYHRLHSFLCFALTSIKLLASYLTHTHVSTEKEERKKERNMATDVAVLEHGVLGEKDVGASACCHAGPGYATPVEAMSGPRETLIYVTCVYTGTGREKPDYLATVDVDPSSPTYSKVINRLPVPYVGDELHHSGWNACSSCHGDPSADRRFLILPSLLSGRIYVIDTKTNPKAPALHKVVEPEDIIQKTGLAYPHTSHCLASGDIMVSCLGDKDGNAAGNGFLLLDSEFNVKGRWEKPGHSPLFGYDFWYQPRHNTMISSSWGAPAAFTKGFNPQHVSDGLYGRHLYVYSWPGGELRQTLDLGNTGLIPLELRFLHDPSKDTGYVGCALTSNMVRFFKAEDGSWSHEVAISVNPLKVQNWIIPEMPGLISDFLISLDDRFLYFVNWFHGDVRQYNIEDPKKPILTGQVWVGGLLQKGSPVVAELEDGKTWQSDVPEIKGHRLRGGPQMIQLSLDGKRLYVTNSLFSTWDCQFYPELVEKGSHMLQIDVNTEKGGLGINPEFYVDFAVEPDGPSLAHEMRYPGGDCTSDIWT from the exons ATGTTTCAGCTCCATCAGTATCATCGGCTACACTCCTTCCTCTGCTTTGCTCTTACCTCTATAAAACTGCTAGCTTCGTATctgacacacacacacgtaaGCACGGAGaaagaggagagaaagaaagagagaaatatgGCGACGGATGTGGCGGTGTTGGAACATGGAGTGCTGGGGGAGAAAGATGTGGGCGCGAGCGCTTGTTGCCATGCAGGGCCTGGGTACGCCACCCCGGTGGAGGCTATGTCTGGTCCCAGAGAAACTCTGATCTATGTCACTTGCGTTTACACTG GAACGGGAAGAGAGAAGCCTGATTACCTGGCCACGGTTGATGTAGATCCAAGCTCTCCTACTTATTCAAAAGTTATCAACAGGTTGCCCGTGCCTTATGTAGGTGATGAGCTACATCATTCAGGGTGGAATGCATGCAGTTCTTGCCATGGAGATCCATCAGCAGATCGACGTTTTCTGATTctaccttcactgtt ATCAGGTCGCATATATGTGATTGACACCAAAACCAATCCAAAAGCTCCAGCATTGCATAAAGTTGTTGAACCTGAAGATATCATTCAGAAGACTGGTTTAGCTTATCCGCACACCTCCCATTGCCTTGCTTCTGGAGACATAATGGTTTCATGCCTTGGAGATAAAGATGGAAATGCTGCAGGGAATGGCTTTCTTCTCCTTGACTCTGAATTCAATGTGAAAGGAAG GTGGGAGAAACCAGGGCATTCTCCGCTCTTTGGCTATGATTTCTGGTACCAACCACGGCACAACACAATGATTAGCTCATCATGGggtgcccctgctgctttcacaAAAGGTTTCAACCCTCAACATGTTTCTGATGGCTTGTATGGGAGGCATCTGTATGTGTACAGCTGGCCCGGGGGCGAACTGAGACAAACATTGGATCTTGGCAATACAGGGCTCATACCTTTGGAG TTAAGGTTCTTGCATGATCCTTCAAAAGATACAGGGTATGTTGGGTGTGCCTTAACTAGTAACATGGTGCGATTTTTCAAGGCCGAAGATGGCTCATGGAGCCATGAG GTTGCAATATCAGTGAATCCACTGAAGGTTCAAAACTGGATTATTCCAGAAATGCCAGGGCTTATTAGTGATTTTCTGATCTCTCTTGATGATCGCTTCCTGTACTTCGTGAACTGGTTTCATGGGGACGTGAGGCAGTATAACATTGAGGACCCAAAGAAACCTATATTGACAGGACAAGTATGGGTTGGGGGACTCTTACAAAAGGGCAGCCCCGTAGTGGCTGAGCTTGAGGATGGTAAAACATGGCAGTCTGATGTTCCGGAGATCAAG GGACATCGGTTGAGAGGAGGACCTCAAATGATTCAGTTGAGTCTAGATGGGAAACGACTCTATGTCACCAACTCGCTTTTTAGCACATGGGATTGTCAATTTTATCCTGAACTTGTGGAGAAAGGATCCCATATGTTACAGATTGATGTCAACACAGAGAAAGGTGGCCTGGGAATAAACCCCGAATTTTATGTGGATTTTGCAGTCGAACCTGATGGTCCTTCACTAGCTCACGAGATGAGATATCCCGGCGGTGACTGCACTTCAGATATATGGACTTGA